The following nucleotide sequence is from Candidatus Latescibacter sp..
GCCTTCGGCATCCCCCCTTATTAAGGGGGGAATTTAGGGAGAGGGTTCTGTCAAATCCTAATAAATGTTTACATAAGTAATAGGAACAATTTTCTTTTTACTCCCCCCCTTAATAAGGGGGGAGGGGGGATTAACCCTTGAGATAATCACCTTAGCCTACTTAACGACATAACCATAAAGAAATATTCACTAACCCCCTAAGCAACAAAGGAATACAGCATGCCGCACGATATAAAAACCGAACAGATTCCCATCATTCGTGAGGATGAAATTCATTCTCTTATCCAAAAAACGGAAAAACCTCCTCAAGCCCGGGTAAAAAGCATCCTCGCGAAGGCGCTCGAACTGAAAGGTCTCGATCTGGAGGAATCCTCATGTCTTCTCAATATAAGGGATGAAAATCTTCTGGAGGAGCTGTTTCAAACGGCTCTTCAGGTCAAGGAGCAGATTTATGGAAACCGGCTGGTTCTGTTCGCACCGCTGTATGTTTCCAACTATTGCTCCAACAATTGTCTTTACTGCGGTTTCCGTAAAGATAACCGTGAAATGAAGCGAAAAATTCTGACCATCGAGGAGATAAAAGAAGAGGTGAAGATTATTCTCGGCCAGGGTCACAAGAGAATTCTGATGTTAATGGGTGAGCACCCCGGCCGGTGCGCCTTCGATTATTTCCTTGAGGCTGTTCGGGCGGTATACAGTGTACAGAGCGGCCAAAGCTCTATTCGCAGGATCAATGTGGAAATTGCGCCGTTGACTCTTGATGAATTCAAAGAGTTAAAGCAGGTCAAGATAGGCACATACACGGTTTTCCAGGAAACATATCATTATGAAACCTACAAAAAAATGCATCCGACCGGCATAAAAGCCGATTACTGGTGGCGCCTGACAGCGATGGACCGCGCCCAGCAGTCCGGGATCGATGATGTAGGCATCGGGGCGCTTTTCGGGCTATACGATTACCGCTTCGAGGTGCTTGCCATGTTCCAGCACGCCGCTTACCTGGACAAAACCTATGGCACAGGGCCGCACACGATATCCATTCCCCGCCTTGAACCGGCGCAAAATGCCCCCGTTGCTCTTAATCCGCCCTATCCCGTTTCCGATATGGATTTTAAAAAACTTGTGGCGGTGATCAGAGTATCCGTGCCTTATACCGGCATGATCCTTTCCACCCGTGAATCGGCGGAGTTGCGGCAGGAGCTGCTGAATCTCGGAGTATCCCAGATCAGCGCCGGTTCTCGGACGAATCCCGGCGGATACCGTGAAGGGATGACCAACCCGGAAGATGAGGAGCAATTCACGGTCAACGATACCAGGAGCACCGGAGAGGTTATCAAGGATGTAATTCGCCAGGGATTTGTTCCGTCGTTCTGCACCGGATGTTATCGCATGGGGAGAACCGGAATGGATTTCATGGATCTGGCCAAACCGGGACTTATAAAGAGTTTTTGCCTTCCGAACGCTCTTTTGACTTTAAAAGAATACCTTATCGACTACGGGGACGATGAAACCCGCTCGCTCGGTGATGCGCTCATAGAAAGAGAGCTTCCGGATATCCCGACACAGACCACTCTGACTGAAACGAAAGCACGTCTCCAAAGGATAGAAAACGGTGAAAGAGATATCTACTTTTAAAACTCCTCATGCTCGGGAGGAGGCGGATGTTATGGAAATCCTCGAACGGGATTGGTTTTCTGAACAGGATATCCTTGACCTCCTGAATCTCCGGCGGCAGGAAAATATTCAACACCTGTTCGATAAATCCCTGGCGCTGACTCGTGAACTCATAGGAAACAAGGTATTCTTCCGAGGCATTATCGAGTTCAGCAACCGCTGCGAAAAGAATTGCTTCTATTGCGGAATCAGGCGGGAAAACACAACAATAAGCCGGTATCTGCTCACAGGGGAAGAAATTCTTGCAGGGGCGCTTTGGGCCGAAGAGAACCGCTATGGTTCCCTGGTTCTGCAGTCCGGTGAATGCACTTCTCCCGAATTCGTACTTTTTTTGGAGGAGGTGATACGGCGAATTAAAAAAACGACATCTCTGGGGATAACCCTGTCTGTCGGAGAACAATCGCGGGAAACATATCAACGCTTTTTCGACGCCGGAGCGCACCGCTATCTTTTAAGGATCGAAACATCCAATCCGGAACTTTACAGGCGGATTCATCCACGGGATCATTCGTTTGAAAAAAGGCTGGAATGCCTCCGTACTCTGAAAGAAATCGGCATGCAGGTCGGCACCGGGGTCATGATCGGGCTTCCTTTCCAGACAGTTCCGGATCTTGCGAAGGACATTCTCTTTTTTCAAAGAGAAGATATCGACATGATCGGTATGGGACCCTATATCATTCATACCCGGACTCCTCTGGCGACTCATGAAACCATCGAGTCATGGAATGCGGGAAAAAAAGGGATTCTTGATCAGACGCTGAAAATGATTGCGGTTGCCCGCCTAGTGCTCCGCGATGTCA
It contains:
- the hydG gene encoding [FeFe] hydrogenase H-cluster radical SAM maturase HydG, with product MPHDIKTEQIPIIREDEIHSLIQKTEKPPQARVKSILAKALELKGLDLEESSCLLNIRDENLLEELFQTALQVKEQIYGNRLVLFAPLYVSNYCSNNCLYCGFRKDNREMKRKILTIEEIKEEVKIILGQGHKRILMLMGEHPGRCAFDYFLEAVRAVYSVQSGQSSIRRINVEIAPLTLDEFKELKQVKIGTYTVFQETYHYETYKKMHPTGIKADYWWRLTAMDRAQQSGIDDVGIGALFGLYDYRFEVLAMFQHAAYLDKTYGTGPHTISIPRLEPAQNAPVALNPPYPVSDMDFKKLVAVIRVSVPYTGMILSTRESAELRQELLNLGVSQISAGSRTNPGGYREGMTNPEDEEQFTVNDTRSTGEVIKDVIRQGFVPSFCTGCYRMGRTGMDFMDLAKPGLIKSFCLPNALLTLKEYLIDYGDDETRSLGDALIERELPDIPTQTTLTETKARLQRIENGERDIYF
- the hydE gene encoding [FeFe] hydrogenase H-cluster radical SAM maturase HydE, yielding MEILERDWFSEQDILDLLNLRRQENIQHLFDKSLALTRELIGNKVFFRGIIEFSNRCEKNCFYCGIRRENTTISRYLLTGEEILAGALWAEENRYGSLVLQSGECTSPEFVLFLEEVIRRIKKTTSLGITLSVGEQSRETYQRFFDAGAHRYLLRIETSNPELYRRIHPRDHSFEKRLECLRTLKEIGMQVGTGVMIGLPFQTVPDLAKDILFFQREDIDMIGMGPYIIHTRTPLATHETIESWNAGKKGILDQTLKMIAVARLVLRDVNIASTTALQAIHPRGREMGLKAGANVIMPIITPGRYRESYLLYEGKPCIDDSAEVCRDCLSERIHSTGREIAWDEWGDPLHFQSRQR